The proteins below are encoded in one region of Sideroxydans lithotrophicus ES-1:
- a CDS encoding low molecular weight protein tyrosine phosphatase family protein, with protein sequence MKHFLFICSQNRLRSPTAEQVFSDTPGIECSSAGLNNDAENPVTGELIEWADLIFVMEKAHRNKLSSKFKNHLGRKRVICLDIPDEYEFMDPMLVRLLKAKITRFLPVNHAQG encoded by the coding sequence ATGAAACACTTTCTCTTCATATGTAGCCAGAACAGATTGCGGAGCCCTACGGCTGAGCAGGTTTTCTCTGATACTCCGGGAATCGAATGCTCGTCTGCAGGACTCAATAATGATGCGGAAAATCCAGTTACAGGCGAACTTATAGAATGGGCTGACTTGATCTTTGTAATGGAAAAGGCGCATCGCAACAAGTTATCATCAAAATTCAAGAACCATCTGGGACGCAAACGCGTCATTTGCCTGGATATTCCCGACGAATATGAGTTCATGGATCCGATGCTCGTCCGTTTGCTTAAGGCAAAAATCACGCGTTTCCTCCCTGTGAATCATGCTCAAGGTTAA
- a CDS encoding DUF695 domain-containing protein, which produces MTDDWDFYFLNVDNKPASMFVDLGAHRLAPYSDLSHMAYIRLEMKSPRDDGLSSQEEYDSLLSIEKAIEAHLVDDEADYLGRCTTNSCRDFFFYIAQPQNWAERVANCMRAFPTYRYEVGNREDAGWSTYFSYLYPSPSNRQTIENRRVCEALERNGDKLRQSREIDHWSSFSEAAGRHAFVVEAMQLGFAVRSLSELDKGNTRYVAQLWRTDIPALNTIDDVTLPLFNLAYKHGGEYDGWESIVVT; this is translated from the coding sequence ATGACAGATGATTGGGATTTTTACTTTTTGAACGTCGACAACAAACCCGCTTCGATGTTTGTTGATTTGGGTGCGCATAGGTTGGCGCCTTATTCAGACTTATCGCACATGGCCTACATACGGTTAGAAATGAAGTCGCCACGAGATGACGGCTTGTCTAGCCAAGAAGAGTATGACTCGCTATTGTCTATTGAAAAGGCAATTGAAGCTCACCTAGTCGATGATGAGGCTGACTACCTTGGTCGCTGTACTACTAATTCATGCCGGGACTTCTTCTTCTATATTGCGCAGCCGCAAAATTGGGCCGAAAGAGTCGCTAATTGCATGCGAGCATTCCCGACCTACCGGTACGAGGTAGGAAACAGAGAAGACGCCGGTTGGTCAACTTACTTCTCATACCTTTACCCAAGCCCTTCTAATCGTCAAACTATCGAGAATCGTCGCGTTTGTGAAGCACTAGAACGTAACGGCGACAAATTGCGCCAGTCTCGAGAGATTGACCACTGGTCGAGCTTCTCAGAAGCCGCCGGCAGACACGCCTTTGTCGTCGAAGCAATGCAACTTGGATTTGCGGTACGTTCACTTTCAGAGCTGGATAAAGGAAATACCCGATATGTCGCCCAACTGTGGAGGACAGATATTCCGGCGCTTAATACCATTGATGACGTGACTCTTCCACTCTTTAACCTCGCATACAAACATGGGGGCGAATACGATGGTTGGGAATCAATCGTTGTCACCTAA